One Pseudoalteromonas sp. NC201 DNA segment encodes these proteins:
- a CDS encoding PqiC family protein, translating to MKTGSVIFLLLFCLTGCITNPSQPVSYYQLEANNVAGEKQVELNRVLLIDKVQLIELFDQQALVQFQRDNRVNIANFHFWAQPPADMLTWNLVNALNGTNKATAIKSDKFYRNAQEHQRLVVEINEFAGHFEKGAVMSGTWYLYQYTKGSYQLTQVQPFQFETALDQDGFSALVAAHQRNFIQLTTQISQQL from the coding sequence ATGAAGACTGGCTCTGTGATATTTTTGCTTCTATTTTGTTTAACAGGATGTATAACTAATCCATCCCAACCGGTTAGTTATTATCAGTTAGAAGCAAATAATGTCGCAGGTGAAAAGCAAGTTGAGCTCAATCGTGTACTACTGATTGATAAAGTGCAGTTAATCGAACTGTTTGATCAACAAGCCTTGGTGCAATTTCAGCGAGACAATAGAGTAAACATCGCTAATTTCCATTTTTGGGCCCAACCCCCCGCCGATATGTTGACATGGAACTTAGTAAACGCACTAAATGGAACCAACAAAGCTACTGCAATTAAAAGCGATAAATTTTATCGCAATGCGCAAGAGCACCAACGCCTCGTTGTAGAAATTAATGAGTTTGCAGGGCACTTTGAAAAAGGTGCTGTGATGAGCGGGACTTGGTATCTTTATCAATACACAAAAGGGAGCTATCAACTAACTCAAGTGCAACCATTCCAATTTGAAACAGCTCTTGATCAGGATGGCTTTAGCGCTCTGGTTGCGGCACATCAGAGAAACTTTATTCAACTAACGACACAAATAAGTCAACAATTATAA
- a CDS encoding GNAT family N-acetyltransferase, protein MVIVTGEKIFLRKANLNDAGFLLRLLNQKSFIDNIRDRGIKTQKQAEEHIEQAYLIPYQIGTPAPYVVVELSSNTSIGVCGLYQRPFFNIPDLGYAFLDDFTGKGYASEAAKLLMQYVKSEGNHPKLSAITLESNAASISLLNKVGFSRIGKIIIDNDLTPVVVFDCQL, encoded by the coding sequence ATGGTGATTGTGACGGGAGAAAAGATCTTTTTAAGAAAGGCAAATTTAAATGATGCGGGGTTTTTACTCAGGCTTTTGAATCAAAAAAGTTTTATCGATAACATTCGGGATAGAGGCATAAAAACACAAAAGCAAGCTGAGGAGCATATCGAGCAAGCTTACCTAATTCCTTATCAAATCGGTACGCCAGCGCCTTACGTTGTTGTTGAACTTAGTAGCAATACGAGCATCGGAGTATGTGGCTTATATCAAAGACCTTTTTTTAATATTCCAGACTTAGGTTACGCGTTTTTAGATGATTTTACAGGGAAGGGTTATGCTTCCGAGGCTGCCAAATTGCTAATGCAATATGTTAAATCAGAAGGGAACCACCCTAAGCTGAGCGCTATCACGCTAGAAAGTAATGCAGCTAGCATAAGCCTGCTTAACAAAGTGGGATTTAGTCGTATTGGTAAAATAATAATTGATAACGATTTAACACCTGTGGTGGTGTTTGATTGTCAATTATAA
- a CDS encoding MAPEG family protein, whose translation MPTSTYLLLAALFLQTLLTLVIMVIMGKRRFKAAREKQIQFDQFKTMALDNAPEKVILASRNFTNQFEIPMLFFVVSLAALAMKLVTLWFSIFALLFVISRIAHAYVHIGSNHIRTRFRLYLAGCAFIVLQWITLLLTLI comes from the coding sequence ATGCCAACATCCACTTATTTACTGCTCGCCGCACTATTTTTACAAACTCTGCTGACCTTAGTCATCATGGTCATTATGGGTAAACGTCGATTTAAAGCGGCACGAGAAAAACAGATCCAGTTTGATCAGTTCAAAACCATGGCGCTCGACAATGCGCCTGAAAAAGTCATTCTGGCTTCCCGAAACTTTACCAATCAGTTCGAAATTCCCATGTTGTTTTTTGTTGTTTCTCTCGCCGCACTCGCAATGAAACTTGTCACCTTGTGGTTCAGCATTTTCGCCTTACTGTTTGTAATTAGCCGTATTGCACATGCCTATGTTCATATCGGCAGTAATCATATTAGAACGCGTTTTCGCCTCTACCTTGCTGGATGTGCGTTCATTGTGTTGCAGTGGATCACATTACTTTTAACACTTATATAA
- a CDS encoding insulinase family protein, translating to MKKLFAISTLTLAVLTGCGTTSSLNHSGTTENLLSEQLVVSPNDDRQYQTLTLENGIEVILVSDPSVSKSAAALSVGVGLLHDPMSQQGMAHYLEHMLFLGTEKYPDSKGYSEFMTKNGGAHNAYTWLDITNYMFKVNNDAYDEALDRFSDFFKSPKLYPEYTEKEKNAVNAEWSMRREMDFFGQFKLARNMMGEHPANRFLIGNLETLGDKEGSKLHQETVAFYDKYYSANIMKLAMISNEPIEQMVVKAKKHFTTIKNKNIEKPQVKQSLNFDNVGQKLVHYKPNEDVKTLQLDFTIKNNANAFAVKPNYFITYLLSNEMAGSPAQVLKDKGLISSLSAFATPNSYGNYGTLQIDIQLTDEGLKQRELITGTVLDYIDMIRDKGVDSRYFKEIQTSLNNQFRFLEKGDEFGYVSNLADSMQHYPMNHAINASYYYAQFDADAVKAVLKQLTPEQMRVWYISKGEPTDAKLHFYDGEYQIVDLKRSDFDKWKEEANFDLALPSVNTLLPENFALKTSADDAKKGVQKVIDADGVTVWHAASERFYQQPKGSLKIYLNNPSALKDIKTEVALSIWADLYRLDKAKLMTEASIAGMHLGLTPANGVMLDISGFTDKQALLLKDALSGVRVETNKRAFDQAVDRYVRGIKNQEKEFPFRQAFGVYQKLIRSGSYDDSALISAAKSLTLADLDKVQNQILTNNQVRVFAYGNYDKTDLQTVKETLDNALPKRQKVTKYARAKYWQPEQKQTIVWQQDIDVADVAVIDFAVHPVKGYAQKAAAMVLQGHLRTAAFERLRTEEQLAYAVGATSVAIDEYSALGFYIQTPVKDAKSMQARFDAYKDEYAKDLAALDQATFEQLKNAVLVSLTEEPKNLSEELQPLLGDWFKENMAFDSEAKLIAAVEAVTLEDIKAYYQQTVMNTDAARLNIQLRGAKFQAEPFADLPKQTKLDSVEQMYKNVKFQQ from the coding sequence ATGAAAAAGCTATTCGCAATTAGCACACTTACCTTAGCAGTTTTGACTGGATGTGGTACAACTTCTTCACTTAATCATTCAGGCACGACTGAGAATCTTCTTTCAGAGCAACTGGTTGTAAGTCCTAATGATGATAGGCAATATCAAACGTTAACCTTAGAAAATGGCATTGAAGTTATTTTGGTATCAGATCCATCTGTATCGAAATCAGCGGCCGCGCTGAGTGTTGGCGTTGGTCTACTACACGATCCGATGTCACAGCAGGGCATGGCGCATTATCTTGAACATATGTTGTTCCTTGGCACAGAAAAGTATCCAGACAGCAAAGGTTATTCTGAGTTCATGACCAAAAACGGTGGGGCACACAATGCTTACACTTGGTTGGATATTACCAATTATATGTTCAAAGTGAACAACGATGCCTATGACGAGGCGTTAGACAGGTTCTCCGATTTCTTTAAATCTCCAAAGCTCTACCCTGAGTACACGGAAAAAGAAAAAAATGCAGTGAATGCTGAGTGGTCTATGCGTCGTGAAATGGACTTTTTTGGTCAATTTAAACTTGCACGAAACATGATGGGAGAACATCCTGCTAACCGTTTCCTTATAGGTAATCTAGAAACGTTAGGGGATAAAGAAGGAAGCAAGCTACATCAAGAGACTGTTGCTTTCTATGATAAGTACTACTCTGCGAATATCATGAAGTTAGCCATGATTTCTAATGAGCCGATTGAGCAGATGGTGGTAAAAGCGAAAAAGCACTTTACGACAATTAAGAATAAGAACATCGAGAAGCCACAGGTCAAGCAATCGCTTAACTTCGATAATGTTGGACAAAAGTTGGTCCATTATAAACCGAATGAAGACGTAAAGACTCTACAGCTTGATTTTACTATCAAGAACAACGCCAATGCGTTTGCGGTTAAGCCGAACTATTTCATTACTTATCTGCTAAGTAATGAAATGGCGGGTAGCCCCGCTCAAGTTCTAAAAGATAAAGGTTTAATCTCATCGTTAAGTGCATTCGCGACTCCAAATAGTTATGGCAACTACGGGACGTTGCAGATTGATATTCAGCTAACCGATGAAGGCCTAAAGCAACGTGAGTTAATCACAGGTACAGTACTGGATTATATCGATATGATCCGTGATAAAGGAGTCGATAGCCGTTACTTCAAGGAAATCCAAACGTCGCTAAATAATCAATTTAGGTTTTTAGAAAAAGGCGATGAGTTTGGTTACGTTAGTAACCTTGCAGATAGCATGCAGCATTACCCAATGAACCATGCTATCAATGCAAGCTACTACTACGCGCAGTTTGATGCTGATGCAGTAAAGGCTGTCTTGAAGCAACTTACACCTGAGCAAATGCGGGTATGGTATATCAGTAAAGGTGAGCCTACCGACGCAAAACTGCACTTCTATGATGGTGAATATCAGATCGTAGACTTAAAGCGTAGCGATTTTGATAAATGGAAAGAAGAGGCAAATTTCGATTTAGCACTTCCTAGTGTAAATACCTTGCTACCTGAAAACTTCGCACTGAAAACATCTGCGGATGATGCGAAAAAGGGCGTTCAGAAGGTTATTGATGCTGATGGGGTAACGGTTTGGCATGCCGCGAGTGAGCGCTTCTACCAGCAGCCTAAAGGCAGTCTGAAAATCTACTTGAATAACCCAAGTGCATTAAAAGACATCAAAACTGAGGTTGCACTGTCGATTTGGGCCGATCTATACCGGCTGGATAAAGCAAAACTGATGACGGAAGCGAGTATCGCTGGTATGCACCTTGGCTTGACCCCAGCAAATGGGGTAATGCTAGATATTTCAGGTTTTACTGATAAACAAGCATTATTACTAAAAGATGCGCTCTCAGGTGTTCGTGTAGAAACGAATAAACGCGCATTTGACCAGGCTGTTGATCGTTACGTGCGTGGCATTAAAAACCAAGAAAAAGAATTCCCATTCAGACAAGCTTTTGGTGTATATCAAAAACTTATCCGTTCAGGAAGCTATGATGATTCTGCATTGATATCAGCAGCTAAGTCTTTGACTTTGGCCGATCTAGATAAAGTGCAAAATCAAATTTTAACGAATAACCAAGTTCGCGTTTTTGCTTATGGCAACTACGATAAAACGGACTTGCAAACAGTAAAAGAGACGCTTGATAATGCGTTGCCTAAACGCCAAAAAGTGACCAAGTACGCGCGAGCTAAATATTGGCAGCCAGAGCAAAAGCAGACAATCGTATGGCAGCAAGACATTGACGTTGCTGATGTTGCCGTAATCGATTTTGCAGTGCACCCAGTCAAAGGTTATGCACAAAAGGCTGCGGCGATGGTGCTTCAAGGGCACTTAAGAACAGCGGCATTTGAACGTCTGAGAACCGAAGAGCAGTTAGCGTATGCGGTTGGTGCAACCAGCGTTGCTATTGACGAATATTCAGCGCTAGGCTTCTATATTCAAACACCGGTAAAAGATGCTAAGAGTATGCAAGCTCGCTTTGACGCGTATAAAGATGAATATGCTAAAGACTTAGCAGCGTTAGATCAGGCAACGTTCGAGCAGTTAAAAAATGCAGTGTTAGTCTCATTAACCGAAGAGCCAAAAAATCTTTCTGAAGAACTACAACCGTTATTGGGCGATTGGTTCAAAGAAAATATGGCGTTTGACTCCGAAGCTAAGCTAATTGCTGCAGTTGAAGCGGTCACATTAGAAGATATTAAAGCGTACTATCAGCAAACTGTAATGAACACCGATGCTGCTAGATTAAATATTCAATTACGTGGCGCCAAGTTCCAAGCTGAACCGTTTGCAGATCTACCGAAGCAAACTAAGCTGGATTCAGTTGAACAGATGTATAAAAACGTGAAATTCCAACAATAA
- a CDS encoding PhnD/SsuA/transferrin family substrate-binding protein: MSNINTLKIHVPIKSLALDVLVRACEDEVVTRQYGQVKVYWGGSLAEQIEFLAKGIADLILTKDNIMSALMAESTHSYKPVIGYPAYSAFFISNTEKPKLSKSYFLDKKIGLLDYPTSRSGHILPKSAFKELDIDINALDITYLSSHQALRDRLAAGEVDIIASYWSEEDELRFSKNYITPIANNVSGSKWYLKMNNNNTDLACAMQGIINQVAQLRTSSYFDKVDRYWQCEASPYGFIGEADGR; the protein is encoded by the coding sequence GTGTCCAATATCAACACTTTAAAAATACATGTTCCGATTAAAAGTCTCGCGTTAGACGTTTTAGTTAGAGCGTGTGAAGATGAAGTGGTCACTAGACAATATGGGCAGGTGAAAGTGTATTGGGGAGGAAGCCTCGCTGAGCAAATAGAGTTTTTAGCTAAGGGAATTGCCGATCTTATTTTAACAAAAGACAATATCATGTCGGCTTTGATGGCTGAATCAACGCATAGTTATAAGCCTGTTATAGGGTACCCGGCTTATTCCGCCTTTTTTATCTCAAACACAGAAAAACCCAAATTATCTAAATCTTATTTCTTAGATAAAAAAATAGGCTTACTAGACTATCCAACAAGTCGCTCTGGTCACATATTACCAAAAAGTGCGTTTAAAGAGTTAGATATCGATATTAATGCGCTCGATATTACCTATTTAAGCTCGCATCAAGCGCTCCGCGATCGTCTAGCTGCTGGTGAAGTTGATATTATTGCCTCCTATTGGTCCGAAGAAGACGAGTTGCGGTTTTCGAAGAATTACATTACGCCAATTGCAAATAATGTTAGCGGCAGTAAATGGTATTTAAAGATGAACAACAATAACACTGATCTAGCTTGTGCAATGCAGGGAATTATTAACCAAGTCGCTCAATTAAGAACATCGAGTTACTTTGATAAGGTAGATCGATACTGGCAATGTGAAGCCTCACCTTATGGCTTTATCGGAGAAGCAGATGGACGTTAG
- the ushA gene encoding bifunctional UDP-sugar hydrolase/5'-nucleotidase UshA, protein MRNLLILSTALLLSACHFSSPKQSQQAEYLTVLHTNDNHGRFWQNEKGEYGMAARKTLIDQLKSDAEKAGHAVILLSGGDINTGVPESDLQFAEPDFRGMSKLGYDAMAIGNHEFDNTRDVLAKQIEWASFPVLSANILDNTNQMPAYEPYTIIERAGLTIAVLGLTTIDTVKIANPKHVHGLTFIEPLTATENWVPKIKAKYHPDVMIAVTHMGHYHGANHGINAPGDVTLARRLPKGMLDLIVGGHSQEPVCVDNNGNEDTSFAPGKTCKPDNQNGVWIMQAHEWGKYVGKAVFRIDGDTKTLISYNLIPVNLKDKAGSVIGETIQEDPQMLAFLKPFQEKGQAQIAGAVGYVDSFLDGRRSTVRFKQSNLADLIINAQMAAVEADFGIISGGGIRDSIEQGDVSYKDVLKVHPFKNRITYIDWKARDLINYLNIVAKFPPDSGAYLQFHHIKFDIKNDKVTNISIAGEPLTNDKTYRMSVNSYNASGGDGYPKINHLPEYTATDLTDAQVLKDYFQKNSPIKAIDL, encoded by the coding sequence ATGCGCAACTTACTTATTCTTTCAACCGCTTTGCTATTATCAGCATGCCATTTTTCCTCTCCTAAGCAGTCGCAACAAGCAGAATACCTAACCGTATTACACACCAACGATAATCATGGTCGTTTTTGGCAAAATGAAAAAGGTGAATATGGTATGGCTGCCAGAAAAACCTTAATTGACCAATTAAAGAGCGATGCCGAAAAAGCAGGACATGCCGTTATATTGCTTTCTGGAGGCGATATAAACACCGGTGTACCAGAATCTGATTTACAGTTTGCCGAACCTGATTTTAGGGGAATGAGTAAACTCGGTTACGATGCCATGGCAATTGGTAACCATGAATTTGATAACACTCGAGATGTACTAGCCAAACAAATTGAGTGGGCAAGCTTCCCAGTACTGTCAGCAAATATTCTTGATAATACAAATCAAATGCCAGCATACGAGCCTTACACAATTATTGAACGTGCAGGATTGACCATTGCTGTCCTTGGGCTTACGACAATTGATACTGTTAAAATTGCCAATCCAAAACATGTTCATGGCCTTACTTTTATTGAGCCTTTAACAGCCACAGAAAACTGGGTTCCTAAGATCAAAGCCAAATATCACCCAGATGTTATGATTGCTGTCACACATATGGGCCATTATCACGGTGCTAATCATGGTATCAATGCGCCCGGTGATGTAACACTTGCGCGCCGACTTCCTAAAGGTATGCTTGATTTGATAGTCGGTGGACATTCTCAAGAACCTGTCTGTGTCGACAACAATGGTAACGAGGATACGTCATTCGCTCCTGGCAAAACATGTAAACCAGATAATCAAAATGGTGTTTGGATTATGCAAGCACATGAGTGGGGTAAGTATGTGGGTAAAGCCGTATTTAGGATTGATGGTGATACAAAAACCTTGATTAGCTATAACTTAATCCCTGTAAACTTAAAAGATAAAGCTGGCTCTGTGATTGGTGAAACGATTCAAGAAGATCCGCAAATGCTTGCTTTTTTGAAGCCTTTTCAAGAAAAAGGACAAGCGCAAATTGCTGGTGCAGTAGGATACGTTGATAGTTTTTTAGATGGTCGTCGCAGTACAGTGAGATTTAAGCAAAGCAACCTCGCAGATCTTATCATTAATGCGCAAATGGCAGCTGTCGAAGCTGACTTTGGCATTATCAGCGGCGGCGGGATCCGAGATAGCATAGAACAAGGTGATGTCAGCTACAAAGATGTACTGAAAGTTCACCCTTTTAAAAATCGTATTACTTACATAGACTGGAAGGCCAGAGATCTTATTAATTACTTAAACATTGTTGCTAAATTCCCGCCTGACTCTGGTGCTTACTTACAGTTCCACCATATTAAGTTTGATATCAAGAATGATAAGGTAACCAATATTAGCATTGCGGGCGAGCCATTAACTAACGATAAGACCTATCGTATGAGTGTGAATAGCTATAATGCATCTGGTGGTGATGGCTATCCAAAGATTAATCATCTTCCTGAATATACTGCTACAGATCTAACTGATGCACAGGTTCTAAAAGATTACTTCCAAAAGAATAGTCCAATAAAAGCTATCGATTTATAG
- a CDS encoding TonB-dependent receptor, with protein sequence MNTLLRKTSLSLAIAASLAASGFAHANDTASSLKGQVVGPMGNPAAGTKITIIHTPSGSVKTATVNESGVFSAKGLRVGGPYQIIIDSDKFEDTRVDDVYLSLGKTYPVSVQLQSRQDIEQIVVTGRPLTAQSGGTGPASHFSLAELQNKPAINRDLKDIVRTDPRIYVDESSSGAILCAGGNPRFNSLTVDGMRMNDNFGLNSNGYPTERMPFSFDSIDQVAVELAPFDVQYGGFTSCNINAVTKSGTNTLTGGLFFDYTSDSLSGDKIDGQKQNIGDYDEKRYGFNVGLPLIKDSLFLFTSYEKLEGSEIFEYTPFANGKISQASIDRITAITQEKYGYDAGGMIPSMPVEDEKLLVKLDWNINDDHRASFVYNYNDGFSLSQSDSGSDRLSLSNHFYERGAELNSFVTSIYSDWSDVFSTEVRIGYSELDNSQLSLDQASGFGEFQVNVDDVTVYLGPDDSRQANKLKYDNLSLKLAGTYYLDEHELYFGYEREELDVFNMFVQHNEGEYRFSSIEDLSNGIARVYYGNASSHNPEDAAGEFKYALNTLYFQDKFDFIDYDMTITAGVRYDWYTSDDVPAYNPNFEQRFGFSNQQNLDGVDLLQPRLGVNWTYNDQLELRGGIGLYSGGNPNVWISNSYSNDGIRNIQTDKKNLQLLGPNAIAFVGDGKAGFDIPKELYDTISAGGADDSTNVTDPDFEIPSEWKLSLGATYVTESDYVFSVDYLYTDKQDSAVIKNITLASDETAPDGRPIYNDNLHSRESDLMLTNVSGDDGYSHVLSFGMNKSFDNGIDLALSYAYTVAKDVHPMGSSVAFSNYHRIATADPQNPEVATSDYEVPHRATMSLSYKTELFDGLETRFSLFGQASMTNPYSYTFDNTGMFGYADEKRDLLYVPSEGDQRVVFGEDFDKSAFDSWVNREGLSRGQIQDRNSQDGEWFVTFDLKVEQEFGGFADGHKGSAFFVIKNVGNLLNDDWGTLERGTSMQNAVTASINDNGQYVFEKFNNPSGTDFEIKPSLYEIRFGVKYNF encoded by the coding sequence ATGAATACTCTTTTACGCAAAACTTCGCTGTCTCTTGCTATTGCAGCAAGTTTAGCTGCAAGCGGCTTTGCACACGCAAACGACACAGCTTCTAGCTTAAAAGGTCAAGTAGTAGGTCCTATGGGTAATCCTGCTGCTGGTACAAAAATAACAATTATTCATACCCCTTCAGGCTCCGTAAAAACAGCCACAGTGAATGAAAGCGGTGTATTCTCTGCAAAAGGCCTTCGCGTTGGTGGCCCATACCAAATTATAATTGACTCTGATAAATTTGAAGATACTAGAGTTGATGATGTTTATTTATCTTTAGGTAAAACATACCCAGTTTCAGTTCAACTGCAATCACGACAAGACATTGAGCAAATAGTGGTAACTGGCCGTCCTTTAACTGCACAGTCTGGTGGAACAGGCCCCGCATCTCACTTTTCTCTGGCTGAATTACAAAATAAGCCTGCAATTAACCGCGATTTGAAAGATATTGTACGTACTGACCCTCGAATCTACGTAGACGAAAGCAGTTCAGGCGCTATTTTATGTGCGGGAGGTAACCCTCGGTTCAACAGCTTAACTGTTGATGGTATGCGAATGAACGATAACTTTGGCTTAAATAGCAATGGTTACCCAACTGAGCGGATGCCTTTTTCTTTTGATTCTATTGATCAAGTTGCTGTAGAACTTGCCCCATTCGATGTTCAATACGGTGGCTTTACTTCGTGTAACATCAATGCCGTAACAAAATCAGGTACAAACACATTGACGGGCGGTCTATTTTTTGACTATACCAGTGATTCGCTATCTGGTGATAAAATTGATGGTCAAAAGCAAAATATCGGCGATTATGACGAGAAACGCTACGGTTTTAACGTTGGCCTACCGCTGATTAAAGACTCTCTGTTCCTATTTACCAGCTATGAAAAGTTGGAAGGATCAGAGATCTTCGAATACACACCATTTGCAAATGGAAAAATCAGTCAGGCGAGCATTGACCGTATTACTGCAATAACGCAAGAAAAATATGGTTATGATGCAGGCGGTATGATCCCAAGTATGCCTGTAGAAGATGAAAAACTATTAGTAAAACTAGACTGGAACATCAACGACGATCATCGTGCAAGCTTCGTATATAACTATAACGATGGCTTTTCTTTGTCTCAATCTGATTCTGGTTCTGACAGGCTATCTTTATCGAACCACTTCTATGAACGTGGCGCAGAGCTCAACTCTTTTGTTACTTCAATCTATTCGGATTGGAGCGATGTGTTTTCGACCGAAGTCCGTATTGGTTATTCAGAGCTTGATAACAGTCAATTATCACTAGATCAAGCATCTGGTTTTGGCGAGTTTCAAGTAAATGTTGATGATGTCACTGTTTACTTAGGTCCGGACGACTCTCGTCAAGCAAACAAATTAAAGTACGATAACCTTTCTCTGAAACTTGCAGGTACCTATTACCTTGATGAGCATGAGCTATATTTTGGATATGAACGTGAAGAACTCGACGTATTCAATATGTTCGTGCAACACAACGAAGGTGAATATCGCTTTAGCAGTATTGAAGATCTCAGTAATGGCATTGCGCGCGTTTACTATGGCAATGCTTCATCACATAACCCTGAAGATGCAGCTGGTGAATTTAAGTACGCACTAAATACGTTGTACTTCCAAGATAAGTTCGACTTTATCGATTACGATATGACCATCACGGCAGGCGTTCGTTATGACTGGTATACCAGTGATGACGTACCAGCATATAATCCAAACTTTGAACAGCGCTTTGGCTTTTCAAACCAACAAAATCTGGATGGCGTTGACCTATTACAACCGCGTTTAGGTGTTAACTGGACTTACAATGACCAGCTAGAATTGCGTGGTGGTATAGGCCTTTACTCTGGTGGTAACCCAAATGTATGGATCTCAAACAGCTATTCAAACGATGGTATTCGTAACATCCAAACAGACAAGAAAAACCTTCAGTTGCTAGGCCCAAATGCAATTGCGTTCGTTGGCGACGGTAAAGCTGGTTTCGATATTCCTAAAGAATTATACGATACTATCTCTGCGGGTGGAGCTGATGATAGTACTAACGTAACTGACCCTGATTTTGAAATTCCTTCAGAGTGGAAGCTTTCACTAGGTGCAACTTACGTTACTGAATCTGATTATGTATTCAGTGTTGACTACTTATATACAGATAAACAAGATTCAGCAGTTATCAAGAATATCACATTGGCATCTGATGAAACTGCACCCGATGGCCGTCCAATTTACAACGATAATCTTCATTCTCGCGAATCAGACTTAATGCTAACCAATGTGTCCGGTGATGATGGTTATAGCCATGTTCTATCTTTTGGCATGAACAAGTCATTTGATAATGGTATAGATTTAGCGCTTTCTTATGCATACACCGTTGCAAAAGATGTGCATCCAATGGGTAGCTCTGTCGCGTTTTCGAACTATCACAGAATAGCAACTGCGGATCCGCAAAACCCAGAAGTCGCGACTTCAGATTACGAAGTACCACATCGCGCAACAATGTCTCTATCGTATAAAACTGAACTATTTGATGGCTTAGAAACTCGCTTTAGCCTATTCGGACAGGCAAGTATGACAAACCCTTATTCATACACGTTTGATAACACGGGTATGTTTGGTTACGCTGACGAAAAACGCGACTTGTTGTACGTCCCAAGTGAAGGTGATCAACGAGTGGTCTTCGGTGAAGATTTCGATAAATCTGCGTTTGACTCTTGGGTTAATCGTGAGGGCCTTTCACGCGGTCAAATTCAAGACCGTAACTCGCAAGACGGCGAGTGGTTTGTTACTTTCGATTTAAAAGTTGAACAAGAGTTTGGCGGTTTTGCTGATGGACATAAAGGTTCTGCATTCTTCGTAATAAAGAATGTTGGCAATCTACTTAACGATGACTGGGGCACTTTAGAGCGTGGTACCTCAATGCAAAACGCAGTGACAGCATCTATCAATGACAACGGTCAATATGTGTTTGAGAAGTTCAACAACCCTTCAGGCACTGACTTTGAAATTAAACCATCGTTATATGAAATCCGTTTTGGCGTTAAATATAACTTCTAG
- a CDS encoding S1/P1 nuclease, with translation MLRKSLSLLFAVGMTITTSSAHAWGQNGHRIIGELAEAHLTDQTRVAIQPLLEGDSLAEISTWADEMRSDPSTFWRKQSSKWHYINIDNPKAMHEHVHADLNDKEKVKHILDGIYYSINTLKSESKSIDEKRFAFRFLVHLVGDSHQPFHAGRGKDRGGNMIKVKFFGSDSNLHSTWDTKLIENENLSFTEFTRFIQTTNNEIIAEYLDSSPADWLLESNNIAEKVYNSNETEISYGYIYKYMPTVKFRLQQGGIRLAGLLNQIFDKDSQPLKEALKKTSNTANIK, from the coding sequence ATGTTACGTAAAAGCTTGTCATTACTTTTCGCTGTAGGGATGACTATAACGACGTCAAGTGCACATGCCTGGGGTCAAAATGGTCATAGGATCATTGGCGAATTGGCGGAGGCGCATTTAACCGATCAGACTCGCGTTGCGATTCAACCGTTATTAGAAGGTGATTCTCTGGCTGAGATTTCAACTTGGGCAGATGAAATGCGTTCGGATCCAAGCACATTTTGGCGTAAACAATCTTCAAAGTGGCATTACATCAATATCGACAACCCAAAGGCAATGCACGAGCATGTTCATGCCGATTTGAATGACAAAGAAAAAGTAAAACACATCCTAGACGGTATCTACTACTCCATCAATACACTGAAGTCAGAATCTAAGTCAATCGATGAAAAGCGTTTTGCATTTCGTTTCCTAGTTCACCTTGTAGGTGACAGCCACCAACCATTTCACGCAGGTCGCGGTAAAGACCGTGGTGGTAACATGATTAAAGTAAAGTTTTTTGGCAGTGATTCAAACTTACACAGCACTTGGGACACCAAATTAATCGAAAATGAAAATCTTTCATTTACAGAATTTACACGTTTTATTCAAACCACAAATAATGAAATAATTGCTGAATACTTAGATAGCTCGCCAGCAGATTGGTTGCTTGAGTCAAATAATATTGCTGAAAAAGTTTATAACAGCAATGAAACTGAAATAAGTTACGGTTACATTTATAAATATATGCCAACAGTTAAATTTAGGCTGCAACAAGGTGGCATTAGATTAGCCGGCCTATTAAACCAAATTTTCGATAAGGACTCGCAGCCATTAAAAGAAGCATTAAAAAAGACTTCTAATACTGCGAATATAAAATAA